The proteins below are encoded in one region of Strix aluco isolate bStrAlu1 chromosome 8, bStrAlu1.hap1, whole genome shotgun sequence:
- the IER5 gene encoding immediate early response gene 5 protein encodes MDFKLEAHRIVSISLGKIYSARGQRGGLKLHKNLLVSLVLRSARQVYLSEPGCPPEPPPAACGPPEEEPPPCTAAWAAGEPPPPQAEASRGGPRLPGADCEGPRPRRCCCGCSCCCCAAAGGEANRPDCDPAAPGAATAPPPHCPRKRSAAERGQAGSPVKKPRREVEEPPPAPPGEQEDMETGNVASLISIFGSSFSGLLSKEPKGRRRPPLDSDEPAAAATPAEPAAEPGQICCDEPVLRTLNPWSTAIVAF; translated from the coding sequence ATGGACTTCAAGCTGGAGGCGCACCGCATCGTCAGCATCTCGCTGGGCAAGATCTACAGCGCTCGGGGCCAGCGCGGCGGCCTCAAGCTCCACAAGAACCTCCTGGTGTCGCTGGTGCTGCGCAGCGCCCGGCAGGTCTACCTGAGCGAGCCGGGCTGCCCGCCCGAGCCGCCCCCCGCTGCCTGCGGGCCCCccgaggaggagccgccgccctGCACCGCCGCCTGGGCGGCCGGCGAGCCGCCGCCCCCGCAGGCCGAGGCGTCGAGGGGCGGCCCGCGGCTGCCCGGCGCGGACTGCGAGGGCCCCCGGCCGCGGCGCTGTTGCTgcggctgcagctgctgctgttgcgcggcggcgggcggggaggcgaaCCGCCCGGACTGCgaccccgccgccccgggggccgCCACGGCCCCGCCGCCACACTGCCCTCGGAAGCGGAGCGCCGCCGAGCGGGGCCAGGCGGGTTCCCCGGTGAAGAAGCCCCGCCGCGAGGTGGAggagccgccgcccgcgccgccgggcgAGCAGGAGGACATGGAGACGGGCAACGTGGCCAGCCTCATCAGCATCTTCGGCTCCAGCTTCTCGGGACTGCTCAGCAAGGAGCCCaagggccggcggcggccgccccttGACAGCGAcgagccggcggcggcggcgacgccCGCCGAGCCGGCGGCCGAGCCGGGACAGATCTGCTGCGACGAGCCGGTGCTGCGGACCCTCAACCCCTGGAGCACGGCCATCGTGGCCTTCTGA